Proteins from a genomic interval of Phycisphaerae bacterium:
- a CDS encoding sigma-70 family RNA polymerase sigma factor gives MTEGGGQSRREWIREALARYEGPLVRYAARITGDPESARDVVQEAFGRLCGEDASDLNGRVGPWLFAVCRNRALDVRRKERRMTTATTSVLEGVADAATDPAIAASDREEAGGVLRLLNRLPESQQEAIRLKFQEGMSYRQISEVTGHSVSHVGVLIHEGMKALRARLCRE, from the coding sequence GTGACCGAGGGCGGCGGACAATCGCGGCGGGAGTGGATTCGGGAGGCGCTGGCGCGCTACGAGGGCCCGCTGGTGCGTTATGCCGCCCGGATCACGGGCGATCCGGAATCGGCCCGCGATGTCGTGCAGGAGGCGTTTGGGAGGCTCTGCGGCGAGGACGCATCGGACTTGAACGGCCGCGTGGGACCGTGGCTGTTTGCGGTCTGCCGGAATCGGGCGTTGGACGTGCGACGCAAGGAGCGACGGATGACGACGGCGACGACAAGCGTGCTGGAGGGCGTGGCGGATGCGGCGACCGACCCGGCGATTGCGGCGAGTGACCGCGAGGAGGCGGGCGGAGTCTTGCGATTGCTGAATCGACTGCCGGAAAGCCAGCAGGAGGCGATCCGGCTGAAGTTTCAGGAAGGGATGAGCTACCGGCAGATCAGCGAGGTGACGGGGCATAGCGTGAGCCATGTGGGCGTGTTGATTCATGAGGGGATGAAGGCGCTGCGGGCGAGGCTTTGTCGCGAATAG
- a CDS encoding von Willebrand factor type A domain-containing protein, producing MKTQMDDPRLTAYALGELDGAERVEVEALVASSAEARGAVEDVRRTAALLEEELAKEPVGSLGDEARQRIESRILAGRIRRWGGYAAAACVVLLVGGFAASVMMPSLSRSRSLNNDETQLALGPDRRIDDSVNYKKEPSNENPAGDPPTVVVVDPETGKLIIEGAEAIALVPPFPGRKIELNQTGGLVRDANKFSAGGRGGGGVFGGGGGRKRTNQMDNAPSLTSSTENIAGLRALGYLGDSTKVTSGYTDVNDDGIAVDSESTVLLEGSDEQIRRTEELLRRIQGDPEERRRYIQESSGETYDGVVDNPFLAVLQSPLSTFSIDVDTASYANVRRMLNCNQLPPAAAVRIEEMVNYFSYDYPQPEGDQPFSVTIETVSCPWSAEHRLIRVGLKGREIPQEKRLPCNLVFLIDVSGSMNSENKLPLVKQGLAMLVQQLSPEDRVAMVVYAGASGLALPSTPVSQKDAILSTIDHLEAGGSTNGGEGIQLAYKIAGEHLNKEGVNRVILATDGDFNVGVTDQKDLVKLVEEKAKGGVFLSVLGFGMGNYKDATLEKLADKGNGNYAYIDTFAEAKKVLVDQMAGTLVTIAKDVKIQIEFNPGQVAAYRLIGYENRILAAADFNNDMKDAGEIGAGHTVTALYEIVPTSASTVGVDPLKYQPVVEGAKDTPRTASDELLTLKLRYKRPDGDTSKLIESPVKDSQRSFDDASDDLKFAASVAAFGMLLRNSPHKGDLTYDAVLTTATRSMGKDASGYRAEFVDLVRKAKGLSGRP from the coding sequence ATGAAGACGCAAATGGATGATCCGAGATTGACGGCGTATGCGTTGGGGGAGCTGGACGGCGCGGAGCGCGTCGAGGTGGAGGCGCTGGTGGCGTCGTCGGCGGAGGCGCGGGGAGCCGTCGAAGACGTGCGGCGGACGGCGGCGCTGTTAGAAGAAGAGTTGGCGAAGGAGCCGGTGGGGTCGCTGGGCGACGAAGCGCGTCAACGGATTGAATCGCGAATTCTGGCGGGGCGGATACGGCGCTGGGGTGGATACGCGGCGGCAGCATGCGTGGTGTTACTGGTCGGCGGATTTGCGGCGTCGGTCATGATGCCTTCGCTGAGTCGCTCGCGATCGCTAAACAACGACGAAACGCAACTGGCGCTCGGGCCGGATCGACGAATCGATGATTCCGTAAATTACAAGAAGGAACCATCTAATGAGAATCCCGCAGGCGATCCGCCCACGGTTGTTGTTGTCGACCCTGAAACGGGCAAGCTAATCATCGAAGGGGCCGAGGCCATTGCTTTGGTCCCACCTTTTCCGGGACGAAAGATTGAACTGAATCAAACAGGGGGGCTTGTCAGAGATGCGAATAAATTTAGTGCCGGCGGTCGAGGGGGCGGTGGGGTCTTTGGCGGCGGCGGTGGCCGGAAGAGAACTAATCAGATGGACAATGCCCCGTCACTCACATCGAGTACGGAGAATATCGCAGGACTCAGAGCACTTGGCTACCTGGGAGACTCTACTAAGGTTACTTCGGGCTACACGGATGTCAACGACGACGGAATAGCCGTAGATTCAGAAAGTACGGTCTTGCTGGAGGGGAGCGATGAGCAGATTCGCCGGACTGAAGAATTGCTCAGGCGAATCCAGGGCGACCCAGAGGAAAGACGTCGGTACATTCAGGAATCGAGCGGCGAGACCTACGACGGCGTTGTCGATAATCCTTTCCTCGCCGTGCTGCAAAGTCCGCTCTCGACGTTTTCGATCGACGTCGACACCGCGTCGTACGCCAATGTCCGCCGGATGCTCAATTGCAATCAGTTGCCGCCGGCTGCCGCCGTGCGGATCGAGGAGATGGTCAACTATTTCTCCTACGACTATCCGCAGCCGGAGGGGGATCAGCCGTTTAGCGTGACCATCGAGACCGTCTCGTGCCCGTGGAGCGCGGAGCATCGGCTGATCCGCGTCGGTCTCAAGGGCCGCGAGATACCGCAGGAAAAGCGGCTGCCGTGCAATCTCGTCTTCCTCATCGACGTGTCGGGCTCGATGAACTCCGAAAACAAACTCCCGCTGGTCAAGCAGGGGCTGGCGATGCTGGTGCAGCAGCTATCGCCCGAAGACCGCGTGGCGATGGTGGTGTATGCCGGGGCCTCGGGCCTCGCGCTGCCCAGCACGCCGGTCAGCCAGAAGGACGCCATCCTCAGCACGATCGACCACTTGGAGGCGGGCGGTTCGACGAACGGCGGCGAGGGGATTCAGCTTGCGTACAAAATCGCCGGCGAGCATCTCAACAAGGAGGGCGTCAACCGCGTGATCCTGGCGACGGACGGGGACTTTAATGTCGGCGTGACCGACCAGAAGGATCTCGTGAAGCTCGTCGAGGAGAAGGCAAAGGGCGGCGTGTTCCTGTCGGTGCTGGGCTTCGGGATGGGCAACTACAAAGACGCGACGCTGGAGAAGCTGGCCGACAAGGGCAACGGGAACTACGCGTACATCGATACCTTCGCCGAGGCCAAGAAGGTGCTCGTCGATCAGATGGCCGGCACGCTCGTGACGATCGCCAAGGACGTGAAGATCCAGATCGAGTTCAACCCGGGGCAGGTCGCAGCGTATCGGCTGATCGGCTACGAGAATCGGATTTTGGCAGCGGCCGACTTCAACAACGATATGAAGGACGCCGGGGAGATCGGCGCGGGGCACACCGTGACGGCGCTGTATGAGATCGTGCCGACATCGGCGAGCACGGTCGGCGTCGATCCGCTGAAGTATCAGCCGGTGGTGGAGGGTGCAAAGGATACGCCTCGCACCGCGAGCGACGAACTGCTCACGCTCAAACTGCGCTATAAGCGACCGGACGGGGATACGAGCAAACTGATCGAGTCGCCGGTGAAGGATTCGCAGCGATCGTTCGACGATGCGTCGGACGACCTCAAGTTCGCAGCGAGCGTGGCCGCGTTCGGGATGCTGCTGCGGAACAGCCCGCACAAGGGCGACCTCACCTACGACGCGGTCCTGACCACCGCGACACGCTCGATGGGCAAGGACGCGAGCGGCTACCGGGCGGAGTTTGTCGATCTGGTGCGGAAGGCGAAGGGGCTGAGCGGGAGGCCCTAA
- a CDS encoding ThiF family adenylyltransferase, with protein MATNQSSQVDATWARYSRQMLFAEFGREGQEKLAGSRVLLVGCGALGTVLADTLVRAGVGFLRIVDRDYVELNNLQRQILFTEQDVTEGSPKAVAAAERLSKINSTVKIEPVVADAHSGNVENYADEIHLLLDGTDNFETRFLINDVAVKHAIPWVYGACVGSIGMVMPILPGVTPCLRCVWGEPPPPGISPTCDTAGVLAPIVHIVASLQSVEAMKILTGKNDLVSRKLVQVDVWSGKFDAFDMSGARDGGDCRCCKGGRYDFLASSVAGRTASLCGRDAVQIAATGSAVVDFEQIARRLAAVAKSPPNFNRYLLRFKVDAYEITLFRDGRAIIKGTSDIEEGRTVYARYIGS; from the coding sequence ATGGCTACGAACCAATCCAGTCAAGTCGACGCGACGTGGGCGCGGTATTCGCGGCAGATGCTTTTCGCCGAGTTTGGGCGCGAGGGGCAGGAGAAGCTTGCGGGCAGCCGCGTATTGCTCGTCGGATGCGGGGCATTGGGGACTGTGCTCGCCGATACGCTCGTCCGCGCGGGCGTAGGTTTCCTGCGAATCGTCGATCGCGACTATGTCGAGCTGAACAACCTCCAACGCCAGATTCTGTTTACCGAACAGGACGTGACCGAGGGTTCGCCAAAGGCGGTCGCGGCGGCGGAACGGCTATCCAAAATCAATTCGACCGTGAAGATCGAGCCCGTCGTCGCCGATGCGCACAGCGGCAACGTCGAAAACTATGCCGACGAGATTCACCTCCTCCTCGACGGCACCGACAACTTTGAAACCCGCTTCCTCATCAATGATGTAGCGGTCAAGCACGCGATCCCGTGGGTCTATGGTGCGTGCGTCGGCTCGATCGGGATGGTGATGCCGATCCTGCCGGGCGTGACGCCGTGTCTGCGCTGCGTCTGGGGCGAGCCGCCGCCTCCGGGCATCAGCCCAACGTGCGACACAGCGGGCGTGCTCGCACCGATCGTGCACATCGTCGCGAGCCTGCAATCCGTCGAGGCGATGAAAATACTGACCGGCAAGAACGATCTGGTCAGCCGCAAGCTCGTTCAGGTCGACGTGTGGTCGGGCAAATTCGACGCGTTCGACATGAGCGGGGCGCGTGATGGCGGGGATTGCCGGTGCTGCAAGGGCGGCCGGTATGATTTTCTTGCCAGCAGCGTGGCCGGTCGGACGGCGAGCCTTTGCGGGCGCGATGCCGTGCAGATCGCGGCGACCGGCAGCGCGGTGGTCGATTTTGAGCAGATCGCCCGGCGGCTGGCGGCGGTCGCAAAGTCGCCCCCGAATTTCAACCGATACCTACTCAGGTTCAAGGTGGATGCTTATGAGATTACGCTCTTCCGCGACGGGCGGGCGATCATCAAAGGAACGAGCGACATCGAAGAAGGGCGGACGGTCTATGCGCGGTACATTGGAAGTTAA
- a CDS encoding TlpA disulfide reductase family protein, whose protein sequence is MRAKNYSRTSRSVSVRCIGCVWLGLLALALAAGCTTEGYPYDNTFHVQGKAPSHAPAESSYAYRYPDTAPVLDAAGLQDFVSKFKHRVVLLDFWASWSRQNRAELAMLARMQEDMQSDGFQVIACSLDSPDQWSTEIVPMLHGSKANYPCVVIPQSARAAIRSWLSPDWSYDLPARFVISRTGQVTAQALGGESLGAVEQQVRRLVMGGTGGGTRTVSTNEVGIRLTLVNVAGGIGESLGEATARDGDMIAATREAARLIAAKIDRASNPRIAVLPFSELPARAKAGPSGIAAAQQTMAGLKDQGFYDLIEPARAQRMIDGIGQTAVAIEYDPTAIQGKIAADFLVIGWLRGEEQNVPPRTTLAGGGNDQQHR, encoded by the coding sequence ATGCGAGCAAAAAATTATTCGCGCACGTCTCGTAGTGTCTCCGTTCGCTGCATCGGTTGCGTATGGCTCGGGCTGCTGGCCCTGGCGCTGGCCGCCGGCTGCACGACGGAGGGCTATCCCTACGACAACACCTTTCATGTACAGGGCAAAGCGCCATCGCACGCGCCGGCGGAGTCATCGTATGCCTACCGCTATCCCGACACGGCGCCGGTCCTGGATGCGGCGGGATTGCAGGACTTCGTATCCAAGTTCAAGCATCGCGTCGTGCTACTGGATTTTTGGGCCTCGTGGTCGCGGCAGAACCGCGCGGAACTGGCCATGCTCGCGCGGATGCAGGAGGACATGCAGAGCGACGGGTTCCAGGTGATTGCGTGCAGCCTAGATTCGCCGGATCAATGGTCGACCGAGATCGTGCCGATGCTGCACGGCTCCAAAGCGAATTATCCGTGCGTGGTGATCCCGCAGTCGGCGCGGGCCGCGATCCGATCGTGGCTGTCGCCGGATTGGAGCTACGATCTTCCCGCGCGATTCGTGATCAGCCGGACGGGGCAGGTGACGGCGCAGGCCCTGGGCGGCGAATCGCTGGGGGCGGTCGAGCAACAGGTGCGGCGACTGGTGATGGGCGGTACCGGCGGCGGCACGCGGACGGTCTCCACGAATGAGGTCGGCATTCGACTGACGCTAGTCAACGTGGCGGGGGGAATTGGCGAATCGCTGGGCGAGGCAACGGCCCGCGATGGCGACATGATCGCTGCGACACGGGAGGCGGCGCGGTTGATCGCGGCAAAGATTGATCGCGCATCGAACCCGCGGATCGCGGTCCTGCCGTTCTCGGAGTTGCCGGCGCGGGCCAAGGCCGGGCCATCGGGCATCGCAGCGGCGCAGCAGACGATGGCGGGCCTGAAAGACCAGGGGTTTTACGATCTGATCGAGCCGGCGCGGGCGCAGCGGATGATCGACGGCATCGGTCAGACGGCCGTGGCGATCGAGTACGACCCCACGGCGATCCAGGGCAAGATCGCCGCGGATTTTCTGGTGATCGGCTGGCTGCGCGGGGAGGAGCAGAATGTTCCGCCACGGACCACGCTGGCCGGCGGTGGCAACGACCAACAACATCGCTAA